CGGAAGTCGTGCCCCGAAACGCTTTCCGCAAAACTCCCATCGGCACTGGAAGGATAAGACAAACGCAGGTAAGGGGCTGTTCCTTCTTCTGTCTGCTTCACAAGAAATTCATACGTGCCCGTTGCCGTAGGCATGTTATCCGGATGGTCCTCCGAGTAGAAATAGCAGTCGCGGGCTTCATTGTTTACCAGATAGAGCGTCATGTCTTGATGCAGTGCTGGGTGGTTGCTCGCGATGATTTCGTATGCGATATAGCAATCCGTCACCTTCACTTCCACCGTCTCTTTGTCGCCCGTCACGTTGTCGGTCAGGGTAAGTGCGGTGGTTCCTTTCCGCTTCCCCACGAGATGTACGGCTCCTTTCACTTCATCGGCACCAAGAATTTCCTCATAGGTGGCTTGCAGTACGTTTTCATCTGCTATTGTCAGGCTGACATCGCCGCTGCCGTTCGTGATGTAGATTTGGGTTTCGCCCCGTGCCAGTCTTGTTTCATAATAGGTCTTTCCCAAGTCGAACGGGGTAACGGATCCGCTTCCGTTGTTGTCTTCATCGCTGCATCCCGCCAGGCTGCATACGGACAAGAGCAACGCTCCCAATAAGCATCTTGTTTTCATATCTTTGTCAATCAGAAATGGTTTTTGTGCGAAGATAGCAAAATTCGGGGAAAATGCAATGAATTGTATAAATTTACCGTCCTTTTGTCACGCCGGATTGCAAATCCGCATGGCATGCGTTGTTTTTCACGCGAAAAGATTTTCCTCTCCGGCCTGCACATTCTCTGCAAAAAAATGTACTTTTGCAACACGAATCAAAAACAAGACAAACAGACAAACAAATGGAGAGCATCATCAGCAAACCCGAAAGAGAGCAAATCATCGCTCTGATGAAAAGAGAAGTGGTTCCTGCCATCGGCTGTACCGAGCCTATTGCAGTAGCACTCTGCACAGCAAAAGCTACTGAGGCTTTGGGCTGTACACCCGAACATATCAACGTCTATCTGAGTGCAAACATCCTAAAAAACGCGATGGGCGTAGGCATACCGGGTACGGGAATGATAGGTCTGCCCATCGCCATTGCATTGGGCGCACTCATCGGCAAGTCGGAATACGGACTGGAAGTCTTAAAAGACTGCACACCCGAAGCTGTAGAAAAAGGAAAGGAAATGATAGCACGTCCCCAGTGCATCAACATCGCCTTAAAAGACGACATCGAGGAAAAACTATACATTGAAGTGACCTGTACAAACGGGAACAATGTAGCGACCGCCATCATCAGCGGCGGACATACCAACTTTGTCTACTTATGCCGTAATGGAGAAGTGCAGCTGGACAAACGTACCGGCACCACCTCGGCCGAAGACGAAGAAACGGTCGACCTCACTTTACGCAAGGTGTTTGATTTCGCCACCACTGCCCCCATCGATGAAATACGCTTCATCCTCGAAGCAAAACGGCTGAACAAGGCTGCTGCCGAACAAGCCTTCAAGGGCTGTTACGGTCACGGATTAGGCCGTATGCTGCGCGACAACAAGAATGAAGAAAAGATTATGGGGAACAATACCTTCACTCACATCCTCTCGTACACCTCCGCCGCATGCGACGCCCGTATGGCAGGTGCAATGATACCCGTAATGAGTAATTCAGG
The Phocaeicola salanitronis DSM 18170 genome window above contains:
- a CDS encoding L-cysteine desulfidase family protein, with amino-acid sequence MISKPEREQIIALMKREVVPAIGCTEPIAVALCTAKATEALGCTPEHINVYLSANILKNAMGVGIPGTGMIGLPIAIALGALIGKSEYGLEVLKDCTPEAVEKGKEMIARPQCINIALKDDIEEKLYIEVTCTNGNNVATAIISGGHTNFVYLCRNGEVQLDKRTGTTSAEDEETVDLTLRKVFDFATTAPIDEIRFILEAKRLNKAAAEQAFKGCYGHGLGRMLRDNKNEEKIMGNNTFTHILSYTSAACDARMAGAMIPVMSNSGSGNQGISATLPVVIFAEDTHATEEQLIRALTLSHLTAIYIKQSLGKLSALCGCVVAATGSSCGITYLMGGSYAQVMYAVQNMIATLTGMICDGAKPSCALKVTSGVSTAVMSAIMAMDQKCVTAVEGIIEENVNRSIRNLTLIGSKGMNETDKMVLDIMTHKHCD